Within bacterium HR11, the genomic segment CGAAATCGACGACCCGAATCTGAGCCTGCCGGCTGGGCCGCATGGGTACCCCCATTCATTTTTTTACCGGAGCCAGTCGAGGGTCACGACGACGAAGACCCGTCCCTCGGCGGCGACCAGGCTGAAACCCAGGTCTTGCGGGCCCCGACGGGCTTCGATGACACCGGCCTCTTCGGGCGTCTCCCGGAGCAGGTCCGCCGCCTCCGACGCCGGGACCCCCTCGACCCAGGGCGGCCGGTCCCGAAATTTTAAGGCGATCTTTCGGATTTGCCAGTCTTGAGCCTGCAGGCGCTGGACAAGGGACTCGGCCAGGGGTCGCACGGTGTCCTCCAAGAGGCTGACGACCACCATGTAATGGTGGGCCTCCCAGAGTTCGCTTTCCAGTTCCCCGCCCGCCGGTAGGAGCGACCGGAGCGCTTCGTCGATGACCGGAAGGGGCATCCGACCCGTCGGGTAAGCCGAGCCTGCCTGGACGGTGACGGTCGCCTCCGGGGCCTGTGTACCGCGGACCTCGTACCGCCATCCGTCTCGGTGAAGCCGGACTTGCCAAGAGACGCGAGGCCGCCCCCGGCCCCGACTCGTCAACTCGACGGAGCCGACGGACCAGGGCGCCGGCGTCGCCCGAAAGGGCAGGTCCCGGAAGAACGTGTAGAGGTCCCGCCACGAAGCGGACGGCGGAAGCTCGATCCGGGCTCGGCACGGGCCGTCCCTTGGGGCTTCGACGATCTGAAGACGGGCGGCCTCCGGCAGGGGCAAGTTCCGGAGACCGACGCAGGGGTCCTCAGATTCGAGGCCCGTCGTCAGCGGGGATGGACCGACGAGGAGGCCGAGGAGAAGCCCGCCGAAGACCCGCAGGTACCAAGAGCCCACACTTCGAACATTCGCAATCTCATCCTGCATCTCGTATACCGCATCTCTCCGGGCAGTAGTCGGAGCCCCTCGGAAAGACTATAATGAATCGACATCTCGGGAGGGAAGGGCGGAAAAGCCGATGTGCGGTGTCTTTGGCGTCTGGAACCATCCGGAGGCGGCGCACCTGACCTACATGGGGCTGTACGCCCTTCAGCATCGAGGCCAGGAGAGCGCCGGGATCGTGACGGCCGACGGCGAGCGGCTGTTTGAACACAAGGGCATGGGGTACGTCAGCGACGTATTTACCGAGGACGTCTTAAAGAAGCTCCCGGGCCATCTGGCCATCGGCCACGTGCGGTACTCGACGGCCGGCCGGAGCTTTCTCCAGAATGCCCAGCCCCTGGTCGCCCACCGGGCGTGGGGGAGCCTCGCCATCGCCCACAACGGCAACATCGTGAACGCCCTCTCCTTGCGGGAATCTCTGGAGCGGGACGGGGCCATCTTCAGCACGACGACCGACACGGAGGTCATCCTCCATCTGGTCGCCCGTTCCCGACGATGGGACCTGGTGGATGCCATTTTGTGGGCCTTGCACCAACTGAAAGGGGCTTTCACGCTGGTCATCCTGACGCCGGACACGCTCATCGGTGTTCGGGACCCCTATGGCTTCCGGCCCCTCTGGCTGGGCCGTAAAGACGGGGCGTGGGTCCTGGCCTCGGAGACGTCGGCCCTGGACCTGATCGACGCCGTCCCCGAGCGGGAGGTCCAGCCCGGCGAGGTCATCGTCATCAACGAGGACGGCATCCAGTCCCTGAAGCCCTTTCCGGCCGTCGGCCGGGCGCAGTGCATCTTCGAGCTGGTCTACTTTTCCCGACCTGACAGCGTCATCTTCGGGCGCTCCGTCAGTGAGGCCCGCGTCGAGATGGGCCGGTGGCTCGCCCGGGAGGCCCCGGCCGACGCCGACATCGTCGTGCCCGTCCCGGACTCGGGCGTCCATGCGGCCATCGGGTACGCCGAGGCCTCGGGCCTGCCCTTCCAGTTCGGCCTCATCCGGAATCACTACGTGGGCCGCACGTTCATCCAGCCCTCCCAGGCGAACCGGAGCTTCGGCGTGAAGGTCAAGCTGAACCCGGTGCGCCCTGTCGTGGGCGGCAAACGGGTCGTCCTCATCGACGATTCCATCGTCCGGGGTACGACGAGCCGCAAGATCGTTCAAATGCTCCGCCAGGCGGGCGCTCGGGAGATTCACATGCGCATCAGTTGCCCGCCCATCATCGGCCCCTGCTACTACGGCATCGACACGCCGTCCGAGGAGGAGCTGATCGCCAACCATTACGACGTGGCCGGCATCGCCCGCTTCATCGGGGCCGACACTTTAGCCTACCTGAGCCTGGAAGCCCTCCTGCGGAGCGTCGGCGACCCCGAGGGTCGGGAATTCTGCGTGGCCTGCTACACGCGGGACTACCCCATCCCGGCCGACCACCAGAAGATCAAGCAGGTCCGCATCCTGGAACGGGCGACGGTTGAATCAAGTTAAAGATGCAAGATGCAGGGTGCAGGTCGGGGTCCTTTCACCCGGCGCCCTTCTCATCCCGCATCTGTGAATCAAGGCCATGCGGTACCGGGACACGGGCGTGGACATCGACCGGGGCCATGAGGCCGTCCGTCGGATCCGGCGGCTCCTGGAGCAGTACCAGCCGGCCTTCCGGGAGAACATCGGACGGTTCGGGGGTCTCCTGCCCCTGGCGGTCGAGGGGATGGCGGCCCCCCACCTGGTGGCCAGCATCGACGGCGTCGGGACGAAGACCCGCGTGGCCGCCGCCGTCGGCCGGTGGGACGTCTGCGGCCGGGACGTGATCGCCCACGGCATCAACGACGTCCTCGTCCAGGGCGCCTATCCCATCGCGGCGCTGGACTACCTCGGCATGGGCCGCATCGTGCCCGAGCGGGTCGAGGCCATCGTCCGGGGGATGTTGGAAGAGTGCACCCGTCACGGGGTCGTCCTCATCGGCGGGGAGACGGCCGAGATGCCGGACGTGTACGGCGAGGACGACGTGGACGTCGTGGCCGTCGTCATCGGCCTCGTCGATGGACCCCGAATGCTGGACGGCCGGGCCATCCGGCCGGGGGACCGTCTGCTGGGCCTTCCCTCGACGGGCCTTCACACGAACGGTTACACCCTGGCCCGGAAGCTCTTCTTCGAGCGCCTCGGCTGGGCGCCTGACCGGTGGCTGGACGAGTGCCGGATGACCCTGGCGGACGCCCTGCTCCAGCCGCACCGGTGCTATCTTCCCTACCTGAAGCCGCTCCTCGACCGGGGCCTCGTCCGGGGCTTGGCCCACATCACGGGCGGCGGCCTGACGGAGAACGTCCCCCGGATCCTCCCCGAAGGGACGGTCGCCCGGGTCCGCCTTGGGTCGTGGCCGGTCCCGCCGATCTTTGAGTTGATTCGGCGTCTCGGCGACGTCCCGCCGGACGAGATGCTCCGTACGTTCAACATGGGCGTCGGGATGGTCGTCGTCGTCCGGCCCGACGACGAGCCAGAGGCCCGACAGACCGTCGAGGACCTCGGCCTGCCCGTGTATACCATCGGCGAGGTCGGGCCGGGGTCGGGCGGCGTCGTCTATGAATAGGCCGTCGGCAGGTCGGCAGATAGGCAGATAGGGAAGTAGGTCCCTATTCGCCGTTCGCCATTCGCCCTTGATGGCGGGCAGTGGGAAAGGCCGTCTTGACGCCATTCTCACGACCCGAACGGCTCTGTTAGGGGGGCTACCATGGCGACGGGTCGAATCGTGATCCTCATCTCCGGTCGCGGGACGAACATGGAGCGGCTCATCCAGGCCTGTCAGGCCGGGGAGATCCCGGCCCGGGTCGTCCGGGTCATCAGCGACAACCCCGAGGCCCGGGGGCTCGAACGGGCCCGGGCTTACGGCGTCCCGACCGTCGTCGTGCCTGCCCGGGCGTTCCCGGACCGGGCGGCCTTCGAGGCGGCCCTCCTGGCGGCCGTGCGGGAGGCGGCGCCGGACCTCATCTGCCTGGCCGGCTTCATGCGAATCCTAAGCCCGACGTTCGTTCAGGCCTACCGGCACCGGATCATGAACATCCATCCGGCCCTGCTCCCGGCGTTTCCGGGCCTCCACGCCCAGCGGCAGGCCCTCGAGTACGGCGTGAAGGTCTCCGGCTGTACGGTCCACTTCGTCGACGAAGGCGTCGACACGGGCCCCATCATCGTCCAGAAGGCCGTCCCCGTCTTAGAGGACGATACCGAGGAGACCCTGGCGGCCCGCATCCTGGAGAAGGAGCACGAGGCCTATCCGGAGGCCGTCCGCCTGTTTTTTGAGGGTCGGCTCCGCGTCGAGGGCCGGCGGGTCCGCATCGTAGACCGGCCAGAATGACGGGCAGATGGGCAGGTCGGCAGGTCGGCAGGTGGGCAGATAGGCAGGTAGGCAGATGGGTAGATGGGTAGGTGGGCAGGTAGGCAGATGGGCAGATAGGTAGAGCCATGGGGGGTCAGGAGCAGTCTCCGGGGCCTTTTCAACCATCGGCCCATCCGCCGAAGTTTGAAAAATCGTCCTCCCCGAAGGTCTAGATAACAGAGCCGTTCGATTGGGAGAAATGCAGTTCCTATCCGGGAACTCATCTCAAAACCATCTCCCTGGGGGAGAGGGTAGAGTGAGGGCCTTGATCCGGAGCTTCTCTCTCACTGAGATCAGGGACTTTTGAGACGAGTTCTGGGAAAACGGTGGCCCGGCGATCTCGATTTTTCAAGCTTTGTTAAGGATGACACCGCCATGACGGGCGGTGTTCAGAGGGGATCGACCCGGCCGGGACGGGCGGTGCATGAGGGTGACGCCCGCAGGACGGCGG encodes:
- the purF_2 gene encoding Amidophosphoribosyltransferase; this encodes MCGVFGVWNHPEAAHLTYMGLYALQHRGQESAGIVTADGERLFEHKGMGYVSDVFTEDVLKKLPGHLAIGHVRYSTAGRSFLQNAQPLVAHRAWGSLAIAHNGNIVNALSLRESLERDGAIFSTTTDTEVILHLVARSRRWDLVDAILWALHQLKGAFTLVILTPDTLIGVRDPYGFRPLWLGRKDGAWVLASETSALDLIDAVPEREVQPGEVIVINEDGIQSLKPFPAVGRAQCIFELVYFSRPDSVIFGRSVSEARVEMGRWLAREAPADADIVVPVPDSGVHAAIGYAEASGLPFQFGLIRNHYVGRTFIQPSQANRSFGVKVKLNPVRPVVGGKRVVLIDDSIVRGTTSRKIVQMLRQAGAREIHMRISCPPIIGPCYYGIDTPSEEELIANHYDVAGIARFIGADTLAYLSLEALLRSVGDPEGREFCVACYTRDYPIPADHQKIKQVRILERATVESS
- the purM gene encoding Phosphoribosylformylglycinamidine cyclo-ligase; this encodes MRYRDTGVDIDRGHEAVRRIRRLLEQYQPAFRENIGRFGGLLPLAVEGMAAPHLVASIDGVGTKTRVAAAVGRWDVCGRDVIAHGINDVLVQGAYPIAALDYLGMGRIVPERVEAIVRGMLEECTRHGVVLIGGETAEMPDVYGEDDVDVVAVVIGLVDGPRMLDGRAIRPGDRLLGLPSTGLHTNGYTLARKLFFERLGWAPDRWLDECRMTLADALLQPHRCYLPYLKPLLDRGLVRGLAHITGGGLTENVPRILPEGTVARVRLGSWPVPPIFELIRRLGDVPPDEMLRTFNMGVGMVVVVRPDDEPEARQTVEDLGLPVYTIGEVGPGSGGVVYE
- the purN_2 gene encoding Phosphoribosylglycinamide formyltransferase, coding for MATGRIVILISGRGTNMERLIQACQAGEIPARVVRVISDNPEARGLERARAYGVPTVVVPARAFPDRAAFEAALLAAVREAAPDLICLAGFMRILSPTFVQAYRHRIMNIHPALLPAFPGLHAQRQALEYGVKVSGCTVHFVDEGVDTGPIIVQKAVPVLEDDTEETLAARILEKEHEAYPEAVRLFFEGRLRVEGRRVRIVDRPE